In Saccharomyces cerevisiae S288C chromosome VIII, complete sequence, a genomic segment contains:
- the ATG7 gene encoding Atg7p (Autophagy-related protein and dual specificity member of the E1 family; mediates the attachment of Atg12p to Atg5p and Atg8p to phosphatidylethanolamine which are required steps in autophagosome formation; E1 enzymes are also known as ubiquitin-activating enzymes; involved in methionine restriction extension of chronological lifespan in an autophagy-dependent manner) — MSSERVLSYAPAFKSFLDTSFFQELSRLKLDVLKLDSTCQPLTVNLDLHNIPKSADQVPLFLTNRSFEKHNNKRTNEVPLQGSIFNFNVLDEFKNLDKQLFLHQRALECWEDGIKDINKCVSFVIISFADLKKYRFYYWLGVPCFQRPSSTVLHVRPEPSLKGLFSKCQKWFDVNYSKWVCILDADDEIVNYDKCIIRKTKVLAIRDTSTMENVPSALTKNFLSVLQYDVPDLIDFKLLIIRQNEGSFALNATFASIDPQSSSSNPDMKVSGWERNVQGKLAPRVVDLSSLLDPLKIADQSVDLNLKLMKWRILPDLNLDIIKNTKVLLLGAGTLGCYVSRALIAWGVRKITFVDNGTVSYSNPVRQALYNFEDCGKPKAELAAASLKRIFPLMDATGVKLSIPMIGHKLVNEEAQHKDFDRLRALIKEHDIIFLLVDSRESRWLPSLLSNIENKTVINAALGFDSYLVMRHGNRDEQSSKQLGCYFCHDVVAPTDSLTDRTLDQMCTVTRPGVAMMASSLAVELMTSLLQTKYSGSETTVLGDIPHQIRGFLHNFSILKLETPAYEHCPACSPKVIEAFTDLGWEFVKKALEHPLYLEEISGLSVIKQEVERLGNDVFEWEDDESDEIA, encoded by the coding sequence ATGTCGTCAGAAAGGGTCTTAAGTTATGCACCAGCTTTTAAATCATTTCTGGATacatcttttttccaagaaTTATCGAGATTGAAACTCGATGTTCTGAAATTAGATTCAACATGCCAACCACTTACTGTGAATCTAGATTTACACAACATTCCTAAATCTGCTGATCAAGTTCCATTATTCTTAACAAATAgaagctttgaaaaacaCAATAATAAGCGTACTAATGAAGTGCCTTTACAGGGcagtattttcaattttaatgTATTAGACGAGTTTAAGAATCTTGATAAGCAACTATTTTTACATCAAAGAGCATTGGAATGCTGGGAAGATGGAATAAAGGATATCAATAAGTGTGTTTCTTTTGTGATTATTAGTTTTGCTGACCTAAAAAAGTACAGGTTTTATTACTGGTTAGGTGTTCCCTGTTTTCAAAGACCCTCTTCAACAGTTTTACATGTGCGGCCAGAGCCGAGTTTAAAAGGGCTGTTCTCAAAGTGTCAAAAATGGTTTGATGTCAATTACTCAAAATGGGTGTGTATACTGGATGCAGACGATGAAATAGTAAATTATGACAAGTGTATTATTCGAAAAACTAAAGTTTTGGCGATAAGGGACACTAGTACGATGGAAAACGTCCCTTCTGCTCtaaccaaaaattttctcagCGTGTTGCAATACGATGTTCCTGACTTGATAGATTTCAAACTATTAATTATTAGACAGAACGAAGGTAGCTTTGCATTAAATGCTACATTTGCTTCTATTGACCCACAATCATCCTCAAGTAACCCAGATATGAAAGTTTCTGGATGGGAAAGGAATGTGCAAGGTAAGCTAGCACCACGTGTTGTTGATTTAAGTTCATTGTTAGATCCTTTAAAAATTGCTGACCAATCCGTGGATTTAAATTTGAAGCTAATGAAATGGAGAATTCTTCCTGACTTAAATCTAGATATCATCAAAAACACAAAAGTACTACTACTAGGTGCTGGTACACTAGGTTGTTATGTTTCACGCGCATTGATAGCATGGGGGGTTAGAAAAATAACATTTGTGGATAACGGTACAGTTTCATATTCAAATCCAGTGAGGCAAGCGTTATATAATTTTGAGGACTGTGGAAAGCCAAAGGCAGAACTTGCGGCTGCgtctttgaaaagaatatttcCTTTAATGGACGCTACTGGTGTGAAATTAAGTATTCCTATGATCGGTCATAAATTAGTAAACGAGGAGGCTCAGCATAAGGATTTTGATAGATTAAGAGCATTAATAAAAGAGCAtgatatcatttttttattggtGGATTCTCGAGAAAGCAGATGGCTTCCGTCGTTATTGAGCAACATCGAAAACAAAACCGTTATTAATGCTGCTCTGGGGTTTGATAGCTACTTAGTTATGAGGCATGGTAATAGAGATGAACAGTCTTCAAAACAACTGGGCTGTTATTTTTGCCATGATGTGGTAGCACCAACTGACAGTTTAACTGACAGGACTTTGGATCAAATGTGCACAGTAACTAGACCCGGCGTTGCTATGATGGCCTCTTCTTTAGCAGTTGAATTGATGACTTCCTTACTACAGACCAAATACTCTGGTTCAGAAACAACAGTATTAGGGGATATACCTCATCAAATACGTGGGTTTTTGCATAATTTTTCCATCTTAAAATTAGAAACTCCAGCCTATGAGCATTGTCCAGCATGTAGCCCTAAAGTTATCGAAGCATTTACAGACTTAGGTTGGGAATTTGTTAAAAAGGCCTTGGAGCATCCACTTTACCTTGAAGAAATTAGCGGTTTGTCAGTCATAAAGCAGGAGGTCGAACGACTAGGCAACGATGTTTTTGAATGGGAAGATGATGAATCTGATGAGATTGCTTAA
- the DBP8 gene encoding ATP-dependent RNA helicase DBP8 (ATPase, putative RNA helicase of the DEAD-box family; component of 90S preribosome complex involved in production of 18S rRNA and assembly of 40S small ribosomal subunit; ATPase activity stimulated by association with Esf2p), with translation MADFKSLGLSKWLTESLRAMKITQPTAIQKACIPKILEGRDCIGGAKTGSGKTIAFAGPMLTKWSEDPSGMFGVVLTPTRELAMQIAEQFTALGSSMNIRVSVIVGGESIVQQALDLQRKPHFIIATPGRLAHHIMSSGDDTVGGLMRAKYLVLDEADILLTSTFADHLATCISALPPKDKRQTLLFTATITDQVKSLQNAPVQKGKPPLFAYQVESVDNVAIPSTLKIEYILVPEHVKEAYLYQLLTCEEYENKTAIIFVNRTMTAEILRRTLKQLEVRVASLHSQMPQQERTNSLHRFRANAARILIATDVASRGLDIPTVELVVNYDIPSDPDVFIHRSGRTARAGRIGDAISFVTQRDVSRIQAIEDRINKKMTETNKVHDTAVIRKALTKVTKAKRESLMAMQKENFGERKRQQKKKQNDGKSLRS, from the coding sequence ATGGCAGACTTTAAATCTTTAGGTCTTTCAAAATGGCTTACGGAATCCTTAAGAGCTATGAAAATTACTCAGCCAACCGCTATCCAAAAGGCTTGTATTCCCAAAATCTTAGAAGGAAGAGATTGTATTGGTGGTGCCAAGACTGGTTCTGGTAAAACTATTGCATTTGCAGGGCCTATGCTGACTAAATGGTCCGAAGATCCGTCAGGGATGTTTGGAGTGGTCTTGACCCCAACCAGAGAGTTAGCCATGCAAATTGCCGAACAATTTACTGCACTTGGTAGCAGTATGAACATTCGCGTGTCAGTTATAGTTGGTGGTGAAAGCATCGTTCAGCAGGCATTGGATTTACAAAGGAAGCCGCACTTTATTATTGCCACGCCTGGACGTCTGGCACATCATATCATGAGCAGCGGAGATGATACCGTTGGAGGGCTAATGAGAGCTAAATATTTAGTTCTAGATGAAGCCGATATTTTGCTAACTAGCACGTTTGCCGATCATTTAGCAACATGTATAAGTGCTCTACCTCCCAAGGATAAGAGACAAACACTTCTATTCACTGCAACTATAACGGACCAAGTAAAGTCGTTACAAAATGCACCAGTGCAGAAAGGGAAACCCCCATTGTTCGCTTACCAAGTAGAAAGTGTAGATAATGTGGCTATTCCATCGACGTTGAAAATAGAGTATATCTTGGTTCCAGAACACGTCAAAGAAGCATATTTGTACCAATTATTAACATGCGAGGAATATGAGAATAAAACCGCTATAATATTTGTAAATAGAACAATGACCGCGGAGATCCTTAGAAGAACCCTGAAGCAGTTGGAAGTGAGGGTAGCGTCGTTGCACTCTCAAATGCCCCAACAGGAAAGAACAAATTCCTTACATAGATTTCGAGCTAACGCTGCAAGAATCCTCATCGCTACAGATGTAGCATCCAGAGGTTTGGATATCCCAACTGTTGAGCTTGTAGTGAATTACGATATACCTTCAGACCCAGATGTATTCATCCATAGATCTGGTCGTACGGCCCGTGCTGGCAGAATTGGTGACGCCATATCATTCGTTACCCAGCGAGATGTTTCTAGGATACAGGCCATTGAGGACCGTATCAACAAGAAGATGACAGAGACAAACAAGGTACACGATACCGCTGTAATAAGAAAAGCCTTGACCAAGGTAACCAAGGCGAAGAGGGAATCGCTGATGGCAATGCAAAAGGAAAACTTCGGTGAGAGAAAAAGAcagcaaaagaagaagcaaaatGACGGGAAAAGTTTGCgctcttga
- a CDS encoding uncharacterized protein (hypothetical protein; expressed at both mRNA and protein levels; SWAT-GFP and mCherry fusion proteins localize to the vacuole) encodes MLFFFIYAWCHLSHTILQPSTKIQMIVRSKPESNGEKKLMNHDEPNDQYNQRNYPSEVYADLVSHFMNFAYGKVHESGLQKKGVRCVDVSISGCQFWNGIPLSASWCTSLVT; translated from the coding sequence atgctttttttttttatatatgcTTGGTGCCACTTGTCACATACAATTCTACAACCTTCGACAAAAATCCAAATGATAGTAAGATCAAAGCCAGAAAGcaatggagaaaaaaaattaatgaacCACGATGAACCAAATGATCAATACAACCAAAGAAACTACCCTAGTGAGGTGTATGCTGACTTGGTATCACACTTCATGAATTTTGCATATGGCAAAGTCCACGAAAGTGGGCTTCAGAAAAAAGGCGTGCGGTGTGTAGATGTATCAATTAGTGGATGCCAGTTTTGGAACGGGATTCCACTTTCCGCAAGTTGGTGCACGTCGTTAGTGACATAA
- the SPC97 gene encoding gamma-tubulin-complex subunit SPC97 (Component of the microtubule-nucleating Tub4p (gamma-tubulin) complex; interacts with Spc110p at the spindle pole body (SPB) inner plaque and with Spc72p at the SPB outer plaque): protein MEIKEVDDRAELLRYTNNIPLLGKLVNHQPLWSTNPKLKSFSLEKISAPDQRRVQEALVVKDLLNVLIGLEGTYIRYFNDYEPSDPETPIEFKIAKKMDPSFKTFSRRIVRYGKQYMILTRAYEKWSDTSFGMVLQRFAYEIRRFLEDVYLKTLVERLERDFNKVPNFSIRELEQIINETEVNKQMELLYNIYEEIFREIEERRTNQSSQEDFNNFMDSMKNESSLHLRLMVAFDTTVYPVPKGGAILKIFQQKILENLGDRSSVMFLKKLLNNISQDYCTMLYEWLTQGILNDPYQEFMTYDDLEGKTDNIFDTRDRAWDTQYFIRKDVLLRDCDSEEDKNLLFKMLRTGILLKVVRASLQIPTIPSNSSDITIQEINDFADLMEGSNLELYVDKCYSRANEIFLKLFFQGYDLINVLKHLQQIFLGYQSGHNVLKFLTKNMGELTKHYRNDNNANYDKLLQNFELERQSENPNNLMRQLLMIQFDTETLPQVLSHYLQIYPEVPENNSANDDSDPLMHANNFKNMNAILFDELSKERTGAYHGSNLELYTPKSAIYHLKFDINIPYPLNIIISRTCMIKYQIILRYQLVLQYHSRLLDETWMDLNKTPSWKYRGYSHTVKRRIVRATRVLHAKMNHFIKTIMEYFNQNVIDKEVYSLEKCYRNPTLAVAIQNELEGGLTNIMTNRCLSDLIPLQLQIFDIVYKFCKFIKSMRAKLCQLDPVLYEKHKSGMMKTLNEGYRTNNGGQEDVGYQEDAALELIQKLIEYISNASSIFRKCLINFTQELSTEKFDFYDSSSVDAAGIERVLYSIVPPRSASASSQR from the coding sequence atggaaatcaAAGAGGTAGATGACAGGGCAGAGCTACTGAGATATACCAACAATATTCCGTTACTTGGAAAGCTAGTCAACCATCAACCATTATGGAGTACAAATCCTAAGTTAAAGTCCTTTTCGctagaaaaaatatcagcCCCTGATCAAAGGCGTGTACAAGAGGCATTAGTTGTAAAAGACCTATTAAATGTATTGATTGGACTTGAAGGAACATACATCAGATATTTTAATGATTATGAACCTAGTGACCCAGAGACACCGATAGAATTTAAGATTGCCAAGAAAATGGATCCATCATTCAAAACATTCAGTAGAAGAATTGTTAGGTATGGTAAGCAATACATGATATTAACAAGGGCGTATGAAAAATGGTCTGACACAAGCTTTGGGATGGTTTTGCAAAGATTTGCTTATGAAATCAGAAGATTCTTAGAAGACGTCTACTTAAAAACGTTAGTTGAAAGGCTTGAAAGGGACTTTAACAAAGTGCCAAACTTTTCTATCAGAGAACTAGAACAAATCATTAATGAAACAGAAGtaaacaaacaaatggaGTTGCTGTACAatatttatgaagaaatttttagagaaatagaagaaagaaGGACGAACCAATCTTCACAAGAAgatttcaataattttatGGACAGTATGAAGAATGAAAGCAGCTTGCACTTACGATTAATGGTAGCATTTGACACAACAGTATATCCGGTACCCAAAGGTGGTGccatattgaaaatttttcagcaaAAAATACTGGAAAATTTGGGTGATAGGTCAAGCGTaatgtttttgaagaagcTATTGAATAATATAAGCCAAGACTATTGCACAATGCTGTATGAATGGCTAACACAGGGTATTTTAAACGACCCTTACCAAGAATTCATGACTTATGATGATTTGGAAGGTAAGACGGATAACATATTTGACACAAGAGACAGAGCGTGGGATACGCAATACTTCataagaaaagatgttTTGTTGCGGGATTGTGACTCAGAAGAGGATAAGAATCTACTATTCAAGATGTTAAGGACCGGTATTTTACTCAAAGTTGTTCGAGCTAGCTTACAAATACCCACCATACCTTCTAATAGCAGTGATATAACCATTCAAGAAATCAATGATTTCGCTGACTTAATGGAGGGTTCTAATCTTGAACTTTACGTGGATAAATGTTACAGCAGAGccaatgaaatatttttaaagctattttttcaaggttACGATTTGATCAATGTATTAAAACATTTGcaacaaatttttcttgggtATCAATCTGGTCATAATGTTTTAAAGTTtctaacaaaaaatatggGTGAGTTGACCAAACACTACAGGAATGATAATAATGCAAACTATGACAAGCTGctacaaaattttgagtTAGAGAGACAATCCGAAAATCCAAACAACCTGATGAGGCAACTCCTGATGATACAGTTCGATACAGAAACACTTCCACAAGTCTTATCGCACTACCTCCAAATTTATCCAGAAGTACCTGAGAATAACTCAGCAAATGACGACAGCGACCCATTGATGCACGCGAAtaatttcaagaatatgaatgccattctttttgatgaattaaGCAAAGAACGAACGGGAGCCTACCATGGATCCAATCTAGAACTATATACTCCAAAAAGCGCAATTTatcatttaaaatttgaCATCAACATACCTTATCCattgaatattattattagtAGGACATGCATGATAAAATACCAAATAATCCTGCGCTACCAACTAGTTTTACAATACCACTCAAGGCTTTTGGATGAGACTTGGATGGACTTAAACAAAACACCCAGCTGGAAATACAGAGGCTATTCGCACACTGTGAAGAGGAGGATAGTAAGGGCAACGAGAGTGCTGCATGCTAAGATGAACCACTTCATTAAAACCATCATGGAATATTTCAACCAAAACGTAATTGATAAAGAGGTATACTCATTAGAAAAGTGCTACAGAAATCCTACTCTTGCCGTTGCCATCCAAAATGAGCTAGAAGGTGGATTAACAAATATAATGACAAATCGTTGCTTGTCTGACTTGATTCCACTACAGTTACAAATATTTGACATTGTATATAAGTTTTGCAAGTTCATCAAATCTATGAGAGCAAAATTATGTCAACTGGACCCCGTACTATATGAGAAACACAAAAGCGGGATGATGAAAACACTAAACGAAGGCTATCGTACAAACAATGGCGGTCAGGAAGATGTTGGTTACCAAGAAGATGCCGCCCTGGAATTAATTCAGAAGCTGATTGAATACATTAGCAACGCGTCCAGCATTTTTCGGAAGTGTCTCATAAACTTTACTCAAGAGTTAAGTACTGAAAAATTCGACTTTTATGATAGTTCAAGTGTCGACGCTGCGGGTATAGAAAGGGTTCTTTACTCTATAGTACCTCCTCGCTCAGCATCTGCTTCTTCCCAAAGATGA
- the MTG2 gene encoding putative GTPase MTG2 (Putative GTPase; member of the Obg family; peripheral protein of the mitochondrial inner membrane that associates with the large ribosomal subunit; required for mitochondrial translation, possibly via a role in ribosome assembly) — MSIAWSSVFKRELRLERFLPRVYSTKVPDNAPRAADNEQWLETLRPITHPEQKKSDHDVSYTRHINVPLGEVTSVNYLQRYNKHKHSQGNFVDVRIVKCKSGAGGSGAVSFFRDAGRSIGPPDGGDGGAGGSVYIQAVAGLGSLAKMKTTYTAEDGEAGAARQLDGMRGRDVLIQVPVGTVVKWCLPPQKVRELVEREMRKDNNATLRSILGSTAVNLSVSSGSHRKKIQLYRHEMAESWLFKDKAKEYHENKDWFKDLHKKMEAYDHSLEQSELFNDQFPLAGLDLNQPMTKPVCLLKGGQGGLGNMHFLTNLIRNPRFSKPGRNGLEQHFLFELKSIADLGLIGLPNAGKSTILNKISNAKPKIGHWQFTTLSPTIGTVSLGFGQDVFTVADIPGIIQGASLDKGMGLEFLRHIERSNGWVFVLDLSNKNPLNDLQLLIEEVGTLEKVKTKNILIVCNKVDIDAEKSESFAKYLQVEKFSKSQEWDCVPISALREENIDVLKKKMFKCARQSEFDK; from the coding sequence ATGTCGATAGCTTGGTCTAGCgttttcaaaagagaatTACGGcttgaaagatttttacCAAGAGTATATTCGACGAAAGTTCCTGATAATGCACCAAGAGCGGCTGACAATGAACAATGGCTAGAAACCCTAAGACCTATAACTCACCCAGAACAGAAAAAGTCCGACCATGATGTCAGTTACACAAGACACATTAATGTTCCTCTGGGCGAAGTCACTTCTGTCAACTATCTACAACGGTATAATAAGCATAAGCATAGCCAGGGCAATTTCGTGGATGTTCGAATAgtgaaatgcaaaagtgGCGCTGGTGGAAGTGGAGCTGTCTCCTTCTTTAGGGATGCAGGGAGGTCTATAGGTCCTCCGGATGGTGGAGATGGGGGAGCTGGTGGTAGTGTTTATATTCAAGCTGTTGCGGGGTTGGGATCTCTGGCGAAGATGAAGACCACATATACCGCTGAAGACGGAGAAGCAGGTGCTGCCAGGCAACTGGATGGCATGCGAGGAAGAGATGTTTTAATACAAGTTCCTGTGGGTACTGTTGTAAAATGGTGCTTACCACCCCAAAAAGTTCGAGAGCTCGTGGAAAGAGAAATGCGCAAAGACAATAATGCTACATTAAGGTCTATACTTGGCTCAACAGCCGTCAACTTAAGCGTTTCTTCTGGTTCTCAtcggaaaaaaatacaactATACAGACATGAAATGGCGGAGAGTTGGCTCTTCAAGGACAAGGCCAAGGAATACCATGAGAATAAGGACTGGTTCAAAGATTTACATAAGAAAATGGAGGCATACGACCACTCGTTAGAACAATCTGAACTGTTTAATGATCAGTTTCCACTGGCTGGTCTTGACTTAAATCAGCCAATGACGAAACCAGTATGTCTGCTGAAAGGTGGCCAAGGTGGACTCGGTAACATGCACTTTTTAACAAATTTGATTAGAAATCCAAGATTTTCCAAACCCGGCAGGAATGGGTTGGAACAgcattttttattcgaaTTGAAAAGCATTGCTGATCTTGGACTCATTGGTTTGCCTAACGCTGGAAAATCAACTATACTAAACAAAATCTCAAATGCAAAACCGAAAATAGGGCACTGGCAATTCACCACACTGAGCCCTACGATTGGCACAGTTTCCTTGGGTTTTGGGCAAGACGTCTTCACTGTGGCCGATATACCTGGAATAATACAGGGAGCATCATTAGACAAAGGGATGGGTCTTGAGTTTCTAAGGCATATAGAACGTTCCAATGGTTGGGTATTTGTCCTTGACCTCTCTAATAAAAACCCTTTGAATGACTTACAATTACTGATAGAGGAAGTTGGTACTTTAGAGAAAGTCAAGACCAAAAACATACTAATTGTATGTAATAAAGTCGATATTGATGCCGAGAAATCCGAATCATTTGCCAAGTACCTACAGGTTGagaaattttccaaaagtcAGGAATGGGACTGTGTTCCGATAAGCGCCCTCAGAGAGGAAAACATAGATgtgttaaagaaaaagatgttTAAGTGTGCTCGTCAGTCTGAATTTGACAAGTAG
- the NMD3 gene encoding ribosome-binding protein NMD3 (Protein involved in nuclear export of the large ribosomal subunit; acts as a Crm1p-dependent adapter protein for export of nascent ribosomal subunits through the nuclear pore complex), translated as MEFTPIDPHQHQNAATLLCCNCGTPIDGSTGLVMCYDCIKLTVDITQGIPREANISFCRNCERFLQPPGQWIRAELESRELLAICLRRLKGLTKVRLVDASFIWTEPHSRRIRIKLTVQGEAMTNTIIQQTFEVEYIVIAMQCPDCARSYTTNTWRATVQIRQKVPHKRTFLFLEQLILKHNAHVDTISISEAKDGLDFFYAQKNHAVKMIDFLNAVVPIKHKKSEELISQDTHTGASTYKFSYSVEIVPICKDDLVVLPKKLAKSMGNISQFVLCSKISNTVQFMDPTTLQTADLSPSVYWRAPFNALADVTQLVEFIVLDVDSTGISRGNRVLADITVARTSDLGVNDQVYYVRSHLGGICHAGDSVMGYFIANSNYNSDLFDGLNIDYVPDVVLVKKLYQRKSKKSRHWKLKRMAKEHKDIDASLDYNSRAQKQEMERAEKDYELFLQELEEDAELRQSVNLYKNREANVPPEEHEMDEDEDEDAPQINIDELLDELDEMTLEDGVENTPVESQQ; from the coding sequence ATGGAATTCACACCTATAGATCCGCACCAGCACCAAAATGCTGCTACTCTTCTATGTTGTAACTGTGGTACCCCAATCGATGGGTCCACTGGGCTGGTTATGTGTTATGACTGTATCAAACTGACTGTGGACATTACTCAAGGTATTCCAAGAGAAGCGAACATTTCATTTTGCAGAAACTGTGAAAGATTTTTGCAACCACCTGGACAATGGATCAGAGCAGAATTAGAATCTAGAGAATTACTGGCCATTTGTTTGCGTCGTTTGAAGGGCCTAACAAAAGTCAGATTAGTGGATGCTTCATTCATTTGGACAGAACCCCATTCTAGACGTATTAGAATTAAACTTACCGTGCAGGGAGAAGCCATGACAAATACTATTATTCAGCAAACTTTCGAAGTAGAATACATTGTTATTGCGATGCAATGTCCAGACTGTGCCAGATCCTACACTACAAATACTTGGAGGGCTACTGTCCAAATTAGACAAAAAGTGCCTCACAAGAGaacatttttgtttttggaACAACTGATTTTGAAACATAATGCTCATGTGGATACCATTTCCATTAGTGAAGCTAAGGACGGGTTGGATTTCTTCTATGCGCAAAAAAACCACGCAGTTAAGatgattgattttttgaacgCTGTTGTTCCGATTAAACATAAAAAGTCTGAAGAACTTATTTCTCAAGATACACATACTGGTGCATCTACTTAtaaattttcatattctgTCGAGATTGTTCCTATCTGTAAAGATGACTTGGTCgttttaccaaaaaaactGGCTAAATCTATGGGTAACATTTCTCAATTTGTTCTATGTTCTAAGATTTCTAACACTGTCCAGTTTATGGATCCGACTACTTTGCAAACCGCGGATCTGTCACCATCTGTGTACTGGAGGGCTCCATTCAACGCCCTGGCTGATGTGACCCAGTTGGTGGAGTTCATTGTTCTGGACGTGGATTCTACAGGTATAAGCAGGGGAAATCGTGTCTTAGCTGACATTACTGTTGCTAGAACGTCTGACTTGGGTGTTAATGACCAAGTCTACTACGTCAGGTCTCATCTCGGTGGTATTTGCCATGCAGGTGATAGTGTTATGGGTTATTTCATTGCAAACTCGAATTACAACTCAGATCTTTTTGATGGGTTAAATATCGATTATGTGCCTGATGTAGTTCTTGTGAAGAAATTGtatcaaagaaagagcAAAAAGAGCAGACACTGGAAGTTAAAGAGAATGGCTAAGGAACACAAAGATATCGATGCATCCTTAGATTACAATTCAAGAGCTCAAAAGCAAGAAATGGAACGTGCAGAAAAGGACTACGAATTATTCTTACAAGAATTAGAAGAGGATGCTGAATTAAGACAAAGTGTTAACCTATACAAAAACCGCGAAGCAAATGTACCTCCTGAAGAGCATGAAATGGATGAAGACGAGGATGAAGACGCTCCACAAATCAAcattgatgaattattgGACGAGTTAGATGAAATGACATTAGAAGATGGAGTCGAGAACACACCCGTTGAATCTCAGCAGTAA